The following proteins are co-located in the Chryseobacterium daecheongense genome:
- the uxaC gene encoding glucuronate isomerase, with amino-acid sequence MESSVAEKLYFDYAAPQPIIDYHSHLSPHILACNQPFENMTKLWLQDDHYKWRAMRAFGVEELFITGEVDPREKFRKWAEVVPYTIRSPLFHWTHMELKNPFGIKELLNPYTADRIYNQTLEQLQSEDFKPRKILQNFNVEMQGTTDDPIDSLMDHQQLRQEESGIKVLPSFRPDQVFNINQGDGYRNYIQQLEQVSYTKISNFESLIAALKKRIDYFHLAGCVSSDHSFPSMPVPHFTIEEADQIFQQVMNGDDSQAEKVHTSFTFYALTELCKLYYDKGWVQQFHLGALRDGNINKAKIAGSNQGYDSIGDYAQATQLSFFLSHMEGEAQLAKTIIYNLNPSDNALFAAMIGNFQGDGIKGKIQLGSAWWFLDHLDGMTQHLNELSNIGLLSTFIGMTTDSRSFVSYSRHDYFRRLLCNLLANDIKKGYLPHDIPFIGSVIKDICYQNIKNYFNL; translated from the coding sequence TTGGAATCATCAGTAGCAGAGAAGCTCTATTTTGATTACGCGGCTCCGCAGCCTATTATTGATTATCATTCTCATTTATCACCGCATATTTTAGCCTGTAATCAACCATTTGAAAATATGACTAAACTATGGCTTCAGGATGATCATTACAAATGGCGGGCAATGAGGGCTTTTGGTGTAGAGGAATTATTTATTACCGGAGAGGTAGATCCAAGGGAAAAATTTAGGAAGTGGGCAGAGGTAGTACCTTATACTATAAGAAGTCCTTTGTTCCACTGGACTCATATGGAACTTAAAAATCCTTTTGGAATCAAAGAATTATTAAATCCTTATACGGCAGATCGAATTTATAACCAGACTTTAGAGCAGTTGCAAAGTGAAGATTTTAAACCGAGGAAAATTTTGCAAAACTTTAATGTGGAAATGCAGGGAACCACAGATGACCCTATTGACTCGCTCATGGACCATCAACAATTAAGGCAAGAAGAATCTGGCATAAAAGTACTTCCTTCTTTTCGACCAGATCAAGTTTTCAATATCAATCAGGGGGATGGTTATAGAAACTATATCCAACAATTAGAACAAGTCAGCTACACGAAGATCAGTAATTTTGAATCCCTGATTGCAGCATTAAAAAAAAGGATTGATTATTTTCATCTGGCAGGCTGTGTCTCATCCGATCATAGCTTTCCCTCAATGCCGGTTCCGCATTTCACTATAGAAGAAGCCGATCAGATTTTTCAACAGGTAATGAATGGCGATGATTCCCAGGCAGAAAAAGTTCATACGAGTTTCACATTTTATGCTTTAACAGAATTATGCAAGTTATATTATGACAAAGGCTGGGTACAACAATTCCATCTCGGTGCTCTTCGTGATGGAAATATTAACAAAGCTAAGATTGCAGGTTCTAATCAAGGATATGATTCCATTGGGGATTATGCCCAGGCTACACAACTTTCTTTTTTCCTAAGCCACATGGAAGGAGAGGCACAATTAGCTAAAACGATCATCTATAATCTTAATCCCTCTGATAATGCTTTGTTTGCAGCTATGATAGGAAATTTTCAAGGGGATGGAATTAAGGGAAAAATACAATTAGGGTCTGCGTGGTGGTTTCTCGATCATCTCGATGGAATGACACAACATCTGAATGAACTTTCTAATATTGGTTTATTAAGCACTTTTATAGGAATGACTACAGACTCGAGATCGTTTGTTTCGTATTCCCGACACGATTATTTTCGCAGGCTACTGTGTAATTTATTAGCCAATGATATCAAAAAGGGATATCTTCCTCATGATATTCCTTTTATCGGATCGGTCATCAAAGATATTTGTTATCAAAATATTAAAAACTATTTCAATTTATAA
- a CDS encoding SDR family oxidoreductase: protein MGILNQFSLQDKVIVITGATGVLGEAFVTAVAEAGAKVVIMGKSEARANERKILAESLGSEALVVIGDVLHEEDMVRAREEILTRFGTIDGLVNAAGGNIAGSTLEPEQDLFSLDLHNIRKAIELNLYGTMIPTHILGQVIAEKGKGAIVNISSLAADRSLTRVLGYTVAKHGIEGYTKWMATELALRYGDQVRMNAIAPGVFLTIQNKNLLTDENGNYTSRAQKFINHTPFSRLGLPTELQGTLVYLLSNASVFVNGETIFVDGGFSAWSGV, encoded by the coding sequence ATGGGAATATTAAATCAATTTTCATTACAAGATAAAGTAATTGTTATAACCGGAGCAACAGGAGTCTTGGGAGAGGCTTTTGTAACTGCGGTAGCGGAAGCCGGTGCCAAGGTAGTCATCATGGGAAAGTCTGAAGCCAGAGCAAATGAGCGGAAAATCTTGGCCGAAAGTCTAGGTTCGGAAGCATTGGTTGTCATAGGGGATGTTTTACATGAAGAAGATATGGTAAGAGCAAGAGAAGAAATTCTTACCAGGTTTGGGACAATAGATGGATTGGTGAATGCCGCGGGAGGAAATATTGCCGGTTCAACATTAGAACCTGAACAGGATCTGTTTTCTTTAGATCTGCATAATATCAGAAAAGCTATTGAACTCAACCTTTATGGGACTATGATCCCAACCCATATTCTGGGTCAGGTGATTGCAGAAAAAGGCAAAGGAGCTATTGTAAACATTTCCTCTTTGGCAGCAGACCGCTCTTTAACCCGTGTATTAGGCTATACTGTTGCCAAACATGGTATTGAAGGATACACCAAATGGATGGCAACAGAACTGGCACTTCGTTACGGAGACCAGGTTCGCATGAATGCCATTGCTCCTGGTGTATTTCTTACGATCCAAAATAAGAATCTCCTGACTGATGAAAATGGAAACTATACTTCGAGGGCGCAAAAATTTATCAATCATACTCCATTCTCAAGGCTTGGGCTCCCCACAGAATTACAAGGAACATTGGTTTATCTGCTCAGTAATGCATCGGTATTTGTGAATGGAGAGACGATATTTGTAGATGGTGGATTTAGTGCATGGAGCGGTGTTTAA
- a CDS encoding bifunctional 4-hydroxy-2-oxoglutarate aldolase/2-dehydro-3-deoxy-phosphogluconate aldolase, translating to MNTIINTIESYPIIPVYYHNDPARCIEAFNRSYQAGIRVFEFVNRGEKAEENFKKIVDYRDKYAKEIVLGAGTITSRKQAETFIGLNADFLVSPVVLPEIAEAAAIHHKIWIPGAMTPTEIAICSNLGAKMIKIFPASVIGTSFLKGIKPLFPHLKFMVTGGIPLEIEEIKKWFEAGASAIGLGEALLKLLESPDEFHKLINTLIYSK from the coding sequence ATGAATACCATTATCAACACGATCGAATCCTACCCTATTATTCCTGTATACTATCATAATGATCCTGCACGATGCATTGAAGCGTTTAATAGGTCATATCAGGCAGGAATCCGGGTTTTTGAATTTGTCAACCGGGGAGAGAAAGCAGAAGAAAACTTTAAAAAAATAGTGGATTACCGCGACAAGTATGCTAAAGAAATAGTTTTGGGGGCTGGTACCATTACATCACGAAAGCAAGCGGAAACCTTTATCGGCTTAAATGCTGATTTCCTTGTTAGTCCTGTAGTACTTCCCGAGATCGCGGAAGCAGCAGCTATTCATCATAAAATATGGATTCCGGGAGCTATGACACCCACAGAGATTGCTATATGCTCGAATCTTGGAGCAAAAATGATCAAAATATTTCCGGCCAGTGTTATTGGGACTTCTTTTTTAAAAGGAATCAAACCTTTATTTCCCCATTTAAAATTTATGGTTACAGGAGGAATACCGTTAGAGATTGAGGAGATAAAAAAATGGTTCGAGGCGGGTGCTTCAGCAATAGGGTTAGGAGAAGCTTTATTGAAACTATTAGAATCCCCTGACGAATTCCACAAATTGATCAATACTCTAATTTATAGTAAATAA
- a CDS encoding sugar kinase has protein sequence MHKVLSLGELLLRFETYADPEISEASSGLFKMYPGGSEANVSVVLSTLEIPVSYFTAVPDHILAKNALEVLEHKGVDISKVLIQGDRIGLYFLEGYNGLTTGEVVYDRKFSSFYNIDEEYLDWDQLFEGCTWFHWSAITPSLSERWIHIMKKVLKEAKKRNLFISVDLNYRNRLWDFGIDPKEAMLELVTFCDVIMGNIWSSHLMLGTSIQEDFDRNTSKQDYYIFSEKVSLEIFTQFPQCQHIANTFRFMDHPKHNLFYGTYHTRDGNWISESYETMEVVDRIGSGDAFMGGLIYGICQNNNPKEIIDFATRMGFEKLFIPGDFYSKIV, from the coding sequence ATGCACAAAGTACTTTCGTTGGGTGAACTGCTTTTAAGATTTGAGACGTATGCAGATCCGGAAATATCGGAAGCCTCCTCTGGTTTGTTTAAAATGTATCCCGGGGGATCAGAAGCCAATGTTTCTGTAGTATTATCCACATTGGAAATCCCGGTTTCTTATTTTACAGCAGTTCCTGATCATATATTAGCAAAAAATGCTTTGGAAGTACTCGAACATAAAGGGGTTGATATTTCTAAAGTTTTAATTCAGGGAGATCGGATAGGTTTATATTTTTTAGAGGGATACAACGGTCTCACCACCGGCGAAGTAGTTTATGATCGAAAGTTTTCTTCATTTTACAATATAGATGAAGAATACCTTGACTGGGATCAATTATTCGAAGGATGTACATGGTTTCACTGGAGTGCCATTACTCCTTCTCTATCGGAAAGATGGATTCACATCATGAAAAAAGTTTTAAAGGAAGCCAAAAAGAGGAATCTGTTTATTTCAGTAGATCTAAATTATCGCAACAGATTATGGGACTTTGGAATAGATCCTAAAGAGGCAATGCTCGAATTGGTCACATTTTGTGATGTCATTATGGGAAATATCTGGTCCTCCCACCTCATGTTGGGAACTTCAATACAAGAAGATTTTGATAGAAATACCTCTAAACAAGATTATTACATTTTTTCTGAGAAAGTAAGCCTGGAAATCTTCACTCAATTTCCACAATGTCAACATATTGCTAATACATTCAGGTTTATGGATCATCCGAAACATAACCTCTTCTATGGAACTTATCACACCCGGGACGGAAACTGGATTTCTGAGTCTTATGAAACAATGGAGGTGGTAGATAGAATTGGTAGTGGAGACGCTTTTATGGGGGGATTGATTTATGGAATTTGTCAGAATAATAACCCCAAGGAGATTATAGACTTTGCAACACGCATGGGATTTGAAAAATTATTTATTCCCGGTGATTTTTATAGCAAGATAGTATAA
- a CDS encoding M60 family metallopeptidase, whose amino-acid sequence MKKNVFFTILLFLLLAKGNVVFAEKNKLNSIESFTIESSDVYNNSIELTQVTSTEVEIKRLRQVQKKFDHIVTGFYLPAGKTLKLNVEILTPSSDNRMPALVIGTRIKDGSNVKEIPLQLGLNTISSSQHSGGIIYLRYITNGNNPTGKARVTFAQTGSQHVKHPYYVLGTSTIDEFKQQLTNYGYTDVVFANRNAIIVVNKANVEKYSLTNYNNKPHNIDEWLKSIERIFDAQRDISGVSSDDPNPLHKPMNTRHRNLMVEANSGYMFATDYGSGYNGSNDGAMQRLLTQYQIENNPWGISHELGHQNQQSAYKPGEYTETTVNFYSMAVMRSFFGANWQKWDQSVWDKVHNNWFPQPDANRNYWGNEIGNVYQNVNESRLIFLAQLQYIFGDELTKLLHRITREEEKDGSSNDERKFYFLYKIMEISGYDLRDLYYKWGLFIPAYYQEKIDKLVSDKQLPKPPYNDNLYLTTPFSSPDPGMAYPLPLIGIKSSSPASADVQPGNQLASKLKYCNYDSKNGEVTDVRDGKKYAYKRYGNTDWFMDNLNWNGYDGNNAATNNTVGVAVPGDSEGKVYGRYYPTNAFNASKSWCPNGWDVANTQDWKNLFTSIKQEYNTTDDQLAPMMKCGEDRDRVSDGLWAKGPMTIQNANANTVGFNALPAGVYNNDQQSYDGGDQMGMKASFIDESSTWYHNFSTAESNIWENGNKNSRHYASIRCVRPTQSGTAKLISANEEAEVYPNPAKDVINIKLPAKQNGTVKIYNTWGNIVKSMKTNLNSRTISFDVSTLLQGTYFIHIESETGTTISKFIKN is encoded by the coding sequence ATGAAAAAAAATGTATTTTTTACAATTTTGCTATTTTTGTTATTGGCCAAAGGAAATGTTGTATTTGCTGAAAAAAACAAATTAAATAGCATAGAGAGCTTTACAATAGAAAGTTCAGATGTATATAATAACAGTATTGAACTAACGCAAGTTACAAGTACAGAGGTGGAAATAAAAAGGTTGAGACAGGTACAGAAAAAATTTGACCATATAGTTACAGGCTTTTATCTTCCGGCAGGCAAAACATTGAAGCTCAATGTCGAGATTCTAACTCCGTCTTCAGACAACCGTATGCCTGCTCTGGTTATTGGAACGAGAATAAAAGACGGTTCCAATGTAAAAGAAATCCCTTTACAGCTTGGTCTCAATACCATTTCTTCAAGTCAACACTCTGGTGGAATCATCTACCTACGCTATATTACTAATGGAAACAATCCTACAGGAAAGGCCAGAGTTACTTTTGCTCAAACAGGAAGTCAACATGTAAAGCATCCCTACTATGTTTTAGGGACCAGTACGATCGATGAGTTTAAACAACAATTGACAAACTATGGCTATACAGATGTGGTATTTGCCAATAGAAATGCGATCATTGTTGTTAATAAAGCAAATGTGGAAAAATACTCTCTTACCAATTATAACAACAAGCCTCATAATATAGACGAATGGCTTAAATCTATAGAAAGAATATTTGATGCCCAGAGGGATATAAGCGGCGTAAGCAGTGACGATCCTAATCCGCTTCACAAGCCGATGAATACTCGTCATAGAAACCTTATGGTTGAAGCAAACAGCGGATACATGTTTGCCACAGATTATGGATCCGGATATAATGGGAGTAACGACGGGGCTATGCAAAGATTGCTTACCCAATACCAAATAGAAAATAACCCTTGGGGAATTTCTCATGAGTTAGGTCATCAAAACCAGCAAAGTGCTTATAAACCTGGCGAATATACAGAGACTACGGTCAATTTTTATTCTATGGCTGTAATGAGAAGTTTTTTTGGAGCCAACTGGCAAAAATGGGATCAGTCTGTTTGGGATAAAGTACATAATAACTGGTTTCCGCAACCCGATGCTAATCGTAATTACTGGGGAAATGAAATCGGAAATGTTTACCAAAATGTTAATGAAAGTCGTTTGATATTTTTGGCTCAATTACAATATATTTTTGGGGATGAGCTTACCAAGCTATTGCACAGAATAACAAGAGAAGAAGAAAAAGACGGAAGTAGTAATGATGAAAGAAAGTTCTATTTTTTGTATAAAATCATGGAAATTTCGGGATACGATCTTCGGGATTTATATTACAAATGGGGACTGTTTATTCCAGCCTATTATCAGGAGAAGATAGACAAGCTTGTTTCCGATAAGCAACTTCCTAAACCTCCTTACAATGATAATCTATACCTCACAACTCCTTTCTCTTCTCCGGATCCCGGTATGGCCTATCCATTACCTTTAATAGGAATTAAAAGCTCTTCTCCAGCATCAGCTGATGTACAACCTGGCAACCAACTTGCCTCTAAATTAAAATACTGTAATTACGATAGTAAAAATGGTGAGGTTACCGACGTTAGAGATGGTAAAAAATATGCCTATAAGCGTTATGGGAATACCGATTGGTTTATGGATAATCTCAATTGGAATGGCTATGACGGAAATAATGCAGCAACCAATAATACGGTGGGGGTAGCAGTTCCAGGAGATTCTGAAGGAAAAGTATATGGAAGATACTACCCTACCAATGCTTTCAATGCATCAAAAAGCTGGTGTCCTAACGGATGGGATGTTGCCAATACCCAGGACTGGAAAAATCTGTTCACCAGTATTAAGCAAGAATACAATACAACTGATGACCAACTTGCTCCCATGATGAAATGTGGAGAAGACCGGGATCGTGTAAGTGATGGACTTTGGGCAAAAGGACCAATGACAATTCAGAATGCCAATGCCAATACAGTAGGCTTCAATGCTCTTCCTGCCGGTGTTTATAATAATGATCAACAATCTTACGATGGCGGAGATCAGATGGGAATGAAAGCCAGTTTCATAGACGAATCGTCAACATGGTATCATAACTTCAGTACTGCTGAATCCAATATATGGGAAAATGGGAACAAGAATTCCAGACATTATGCATCTATTCGTTGTGTAAGACCTACTCAATCTGGTACCGCGAAACTCATATCTGCCAATGAAGAAGCAGAGGTTTATCCGAATCCCGCAAAAGATGTGATCAATATAAAGCTTCCGGCTAAACAAAACGGGACCGTGAAAATATACAATACATGGGGTAATATTGTGAAATCTATGAAAACCAATCTGAATAGTAGAACTATAAGCTTTGATGTGAGCACTTTACTTCAGGGCACCTATTTTATTCATATAGAATCCGAAACCGGCACTACAATCTCAAAGTTTATTAAAAACTAA
- the uxuA gene encoding mannonate dehydratase: MNKLEQTWRWYGPKDPVSLQHAKQAGATGIVTALHHIPHGEIWTKEEIILRKEMIESAGLTWSVVESVPVHESIKTRSGDSEKYIKNYCQTLANLSACHIKTICYNFMPVLDWTRTQLDLEMEDGSKALYFDWIDLAYFDIHLLQREGAINDYSDPILKAVDKKKKSITAEERKVLSENILMGIPGEKNITLESLRKSIDVYKNIGTEGLRANLKHFLESIASVCRKEKIKMTIHPDDPPYPILGLPRILSHKEDFEYLLNTINDEFNGVCFCTGSLGAGIHNNIPEIFDLVKDRVNFIHLRNVKKDKIGNFYEADHLNGDVDMYHIMKAITTENQKRSIPIPFRPDHGHQMMDDMNKITNPGYSAIGRLRGLAELRGLEMGILGQ, encoded by the coding sequence ATGAATAAATTGGAACAAACATGGAGATGGTATGGTCCTAAGGACCCTGTATCCTTACAACATGCAAAGCAAGCAGGTGCTACAGGAATTGTAACAGCACTGCACCACATTCCTCATGGGGAAATATGGACAAAAGAAGAAATTATCCTGCGAAAAGAAATGATAGAATCCGCCGGCTTAACCTGGTCGGTTGTTGAAAGCGTTCCGGTTCATGAATCCATAAAAACCCGGTCGGGAGATTCAGAAAAATATATAAAAAATTACTGTCAAACATTAGCCAATCTAAGTGCCTGCCATATCAAAACGATTTGCTACAATTTTATGCCGGTTTTAGACTGGACAAGAACCCAATTGGATTTAGAAATGGAAGATGGTTCAAAAGCATTGTATTTCGATTGGATTGATCTTGCTTACTTCGATATACACCTGTTACAACGTGAAGGCGCCATCAATGACTATTCGGACCCGATCTTAAAAGCGGTTGATAAAAAAAAGAAAAGCATAACAGCGGAAGAGCGTAAAGTATTGTCTGAAAATATTTTAATGGGAATACCAGGAGAAAAGAACATTACTCTGGAAAGCCTCAGAAAGAGTATAGACGTCTATAAAAATATCGGAACTGAAGGATTGCGGGCCAATTTAAAACATTTCTTAGAATCTATCGCTTCTGTTTGCCGGAAAGAGAAAATAAAAATGACCATTCATCCTGATGATCCTCCTTATCCTATTCTGGGATTGCCAAGAATTTTAAGTCATAAAGAAGACTTTGAGTATCTGTTAAACACCATAAATGATGAGTTCAATGGTGTTTGTTTCTGTACCGGGTCTTTAGGAGCCGGTATCCATAATAATATTCCTGAGATCTTTGATTTGGTAAAAGACCGGGTAAACTTTATCCATCTCCGCAATGTCAAAAAGGATAAAATCGGAAATTTTTACGAAGCAGATCATCTGAATGGTGATGTAGATATGTATCATATTATGAAAGCGATTACTACTGAAAATCAAAAAAGAAGCATTCCAATTCCATTCAGGCCGGATCACGGCCATCAAATGATGGATGATATGAATAAGATAACCAATCCGGGCTATTCTGCGATCGGCAGATTGCGGGGACTGGCAGAACTAAGGGGACTGGAAATGGGAATTTTAGGACAATAA